One region of Plasmodium vivax chromosome 7, whole genome shotgun sequence genomic DNA includes:
- a CDS encoding hypothetical protein (encoded by transcript PVX_087140A), translated as MKLTCTLFFLLAVASNLGSNFFTSCSVDSSSVSQQTYRVPYLQRLSELIALSSHQGLSDKRADEKKNLRRKREDSDSTQVADDEDVTSAATHVEEQAEDAEEDLTSNKAGIPQEEDASGEGISLDGEQWEDEDEHDGGADPSGPTPDYHYGEANAPASIPDHHYGEANAPASIPDHHYGEANAPASIPDHHYGEANAPASIPHYHYDEANAEGPITHEHYGEANAPASIPDYHYGEANAAGPMPHEHEGGANPAGPTPHYHHAEANAPDSIPHYHYDADGAPPAGAPYAPNKLDEQAEDAFIRFFSQKPCITLPGEERSEKCNDAERGDNKEYDIKITYNEKEEHINRGENKCVNLNLNLNNGSPPSEDGPSNVFINLSFVPNIPEEIINDFYAIIKRLKHMFEFMDPQEGTAPVEEVGSEQEVNMERAGSEEEANMERAGSEEEANMERAGSEEEAKRK; from the coding sequence atgaagctgACGTGTACGTTATTCTTCCTGCTGGCAGTGGCAAGTAATTTGGGGTCCAACTTTTTCACCTCCTGCTCTGTGGACAGCTCCAGCGTGTCTCAGCAGACGTACAGAGTTCCCTACCTCCAAAGGTTAAGTGAACTGATTGCCCTCTCATCGCACCAAGGCCTGAGTGACAAAAGGGCGGATGAGAAAAAGAActtaaggagaaaaagggagGACAGCGATTCGACACAAGTAGCAGATGATGAGGACGTTACAAGCGCCGCCACTCATGTGGAAGAGCAGGCAGAGGATGCGGAAGAAGACCTCACAAGTAACAAAGCGGGCATCCCACAAGAGGAAGACGCTTCTGGTGAAGGCATCAGCCTAGATGGGGAACAGTGGGAAGACGAGGACGAACACGATGGGGGAGCTGACCCATCCGGTCCCACGCCCGACTACCACTACGGCGAAGCTAATGCACCTGCTTCCATCCCCGACCACCACTACGGCGAAGCTAATGCACCTGCTTCCATCCCCGACCACCACTACGGCGAAGCTAATGCACCTGCTTCCATCCCCGACCACCACTACGGCGAAGCTAATGCACCTGCTTCCATCCCCCACTACCACTACGACGAAGCTAATGCAGAGGGTCCCATAACTCACGAACACTACGGCGAAGCTAATGCACCTGCTTCCATCCCCGACTACCACTATGGAGAAGCTAATGCAGCGGGTCCTATGCCCCACGAACACGAGGGAGGAGCTAACCCAGCCGGTCCCACGCCCCACTACCACCATGCCGAAGCTAATGCACCTGATTCCATCCCCCACTACCACTACGACGCAGATGGTGCACCCCCCGCTGGAGCACCATACGCACCAAATAAGCTGGACGAACAAGCCGAAGATGCGTTCATAAGGTTCTTCTCCCAGAAGCCATGTATTACCCTCCCAGGAGAGGAACGATCCGAAAAATGTAATGACGCGGAAAGAGGGGACAATAAGGAGTATGACATAAAAATCACGTACAACGAAAAAGAGGAGCATATCAATCGGGGTGAGAACAAGTGTGTAAATCTAAACCTAAACCTTAACAATGGATCCCCCCCCAGTGAAGATGGACCCTCAAACGTTTTTATTAACCTCTCTTTCGTCCCCAACATTCCCGAAGAAATAATCAACGACTTTTACGCCATCATCAAAAGGTTGAAGCACATGTTTGAGTTTATGGATCCTCAGGAGGGCACTGCGCCGGTGGAGGAAGTAGGGAGCGAGCAGGAAGTGAACATGGAGCGAGCAGGGAGCGAAGAGGAAGCGAACATGGAGCGAGCAGGGAGCGAAGAGGAAGCGAACATGGAGCGAGCAGGGAGCGAAGAGGAAGCGAAGAGGAAGTGA
- a CDS encoding hypothetical protein, conserved (encoded by transcript PVX_087150A) yields MYFEMEKIGKEKVAKDKLQRKSCKGKVGKEKVGKEKGGKERGKERGKERGKENVGKNAGEFASPQADFFELVFKIEKKKKIKFNFDMKNLK; encoded by the coding sequence ATGTATTttgaaatggaaaaaattggaaaggaaaaagttgCAAAGGATAAGTTGCAGAGGAAAAGTTGCAAAGGAAAagtaggaaaagaaaaggttggaaaggaaaaaggaggaaaagaaagaggaaaagaaagaggaaaagaaagaggaaaagaaaacgtTGGGAAAAATGCTGGCGagtttgcttctcctcaagcagatttttttgaattggtttttaaaattgaaaaaaaaaaaaaaattaaattcaattttgacatgaaaaatttaaaataa
- a CDS encoding hypothetical protein, conserved (encoded by transcript PVX_087135A), which yields MEEESKLVEKMIEFGYSKEISLRVIKRSRAKTIDEVLNWIEQSEQNGGDGYDADDADDADGGDGASPAERLNDQDGVTYTTHTTSATQNGEGKSKMTPEEAQKKAMELQKKIREKKMMKEKEEEIQKEKNRISMAKEMQKRREQIEEFERKKYIEHLEKEKHEHKKEKEKQLELLRKEYEAKFGIAYQVQSEKKSIKDLTENEKREEIAILLNSLKNKHKDNKKELLSSLAILKTYFANIKDNILEKKFQKIKKENKVFLEKIKVYEEMLQVFLLVGFEDTGDFYAIKNFPNTYLIASAIKFIDLIMKTLSS from the exons atggaagaagagAGCAAG CTGGTGGAGAAGATGATCGAGTTCGGCTACTCCAAGGAAATCAGCCTCCGGGTCATCAAGAGGAGCCGCGCGAAAACGA TCGACGAAGTGCTGAACTGGATCGAGCAGAGCGAACAGAACGGAGGGGATGGATATGACGCGGATGACGCGGATGATGCGGATGGCGGAGATGGCGCCTCCCCCGCTGAGCGATTAAACGACCAAGATGGAGTAACGTACACCACACACACAACAAGCGCCACACAGAACGGTGAAggcaaaagcaaaatgaCCCCTGAAGAGGCACAGAAAAAGGCAATGgaactacaaaaaaaaataagagaaaaaaaaatgatgaaagaaaaagaagaagaaatacaaaaggagaaaaaccgAATTTCTATGGCgaaagaaatgcaaaaaagaagagaacaAATAGAAGAatttgaaaggaaaaaatatatagagcatttagagaaagaaaaacatgagcataaaaaggaaaaagaaaaacaactCGAATTGTTAAGGAAAGAATATGAAGCCAAATTCGGCATCGCATACCAAGTgcagagtgaaaaaaaaagtatcaaAGATTTGacggaaaatgaaaagagagAAGaaattgccattttgctaaacagcttaaaaaataaacacaagGACAACAAGAAGGAGCTGCTCAGCTcgctagccattttgaaaaCCTACTTCGCCAACATCAAGGATAATATTTTGGAGAAGAAGTTCCAGAAaatcaaaaaggagaacaaGGTGTTCCTCGAGAAGATCAAGGTCTACGAGGAGATGCTGCAGGTCTTTTTGCTCGTCGGCTTCGAGGACACCG GCGACTTCTACGCTATCAAGAACTTCCCAAACACGTACCTCATCGCGTCGGCCATCAAATTCATCGATTTAATTATGAAGACGTTGAGTTCCTAG
- a CDS encoding hypothetical protein, conserved (encoded by transcript PVX_087145A): MEEKKKKGKKTEKSKIELLFVDLCHVNKEKRDTGIKALTDYIKKKKVPLDGQHLAYICKGLFYYYWLCYSLEEQKTAACKISKILRNIDEVDDSEEKKSVFLFLQSFLMVMSSKYDSLDLYRLNKFLFLFRVFQAEFLLFLHRHSWRSYYIRRYNQIMVRMFDDTNDVYYNHIDTFFKEFFGNQFYLKAKDQNEKVHIKNFLLLMDFFFKIICKTEKKHIIDVIRNKIFSVILKLNVGKSLLEKRVRRYLSKCKNSYAAKTLRGFYNSLVAGGAQKGGDSQAGNEAGRTAGKKAASQKTPIFVENFEAPGEHNGSAPASDSVPASNSVPASDSIPASDSAPSTEEQQISRNKGGSDLTPPGDGAAGGEKQLDGALSSKKRSKGDRASNEFSRLRSIIEEGEDLGSDVGSDFGSDMGSDIGSDIGSDIGSHMGLDLNGDSGRGKKKAPKRTGEEKDTPDGKKKKKKKKKSSLQEGMSTEDNLAGQVEPSSKKHQKEMEKKKKKKQNQADCDGNNKREDDGRSIGECDGRNKGECDGRSKGQCSNGVGGSTHEGKRASSSSDGEAEHKLSIIDFIHKSKRGFSGSIIIENKGKTDLPIYSIDKSDLRGGCIQKRKLKVNKLLKKKNGVGSAGSGGSGGSGSSSGGRICQAHECYTLLADDDEGEDLCLRLGDADGGDAAAEGDLKNVYIGMAKKKVIKTKGEKAKKGKQMGKLAEQGKVTKLAKQGKVMKLAKQGKVISLAKPGKVISLAKQGKMVRLAKQSKLAKLAKQNKMAKLAKQNKMAKLAKQNRKSKLEKTIPVMIGQGGEDKSKSALSNGVATDAKEQNGEKRKNGTVKKTILKKGKTKSHVTKKVHFNLNKNTIEYIPRIKKKNVNSYFFLDNFRNLINVPAFL; the protein is encoded by the coding sequence atggaagaaaaaaaaaaaaaagggaaaaaaacggagaagTCAAAAATTGAGCTTCTATTTGTTGACTTATGCCACGTGaataaagagaaaagggACACGGGAATAAAGGCCCTGActgattatataaaaaaaaaaaaggtacccCTGGATGGGCAACATTTGGCCTACATTTGCAAAGGGCTTTTTTACTATTACTGGCTATGTTACTCATtggaagagcaaaaaacaGCGGCTTgcaaaataagcaaaatatTAAGAAACATTGATGAGGTGGATGACagtgaggagaaaaaaagcgtcttcctatttttgcaaagcttTTTAATGGTCATGTCTAGTAAGTATGATTCTCTGGACCTTTACCGCCTGAAcaagtttttatttctcttcAGAGTTTTCCAGGCAgagttcctcctcttcctacACCGGCACTCATGGCGGAGTTACTACATCAGGAGGTATAATCAAATAATGGTGCGCATGTTTGACGATACAAATGACGTTTACTACAATCACATTGAtaccttttttaaagaattttttggaaaccaattttatttaaaggCTAAggatcaaaatgaaaaggttcACATAAAGAACTTTCTCCTGCTGAtggattttttctttaaaattatttgcaaGACGGAAAAGAAACACATAATCGATGTGATTaggaataaaatattctccGTCATTTTGAAGTTAAATGTAGGGAAGAGCCTGCTGGAGAAGAGAGTCCGCAGGTACCTTAGCAAGTGTAAAAATTCCTATGCTGCGAAAACCCTCAGGGGGTTTTACAACTCCCTTGTTGCGGGCGGcgcgcagaaggggggggacagCCAGGCGGGGAACGAGGCGGGCAGAACGGCTGGCAAAAAGGCTGCATCGCAAAagacccccatttttgtggaAAACTTCGAGGCCCCGGGGGAGCACAATGGTTCCGCCCCCGCGTCTGACTCAGTCCCCGCTTCTAACTCCGTCCCCGCGTCCGACTCTATCCCCGCTTCTGACTCTGCCCCGTCCACGGAGGAACAGCAGATCTCTCGAAATAAAGGAGGCTCCGATTTGACCCCCCCTGGGGATGGCGCAGCGGGTGGAGAGAAACAGTTGGACGGTGCGCTTAGCTCCAAAAAGAGGTCCAAGGGGGACCGTGCGTCGAACGAGTTCAGCCGCCTGAGGTCGATCAtcgaggagggggaggacctGGGCAGCGACGTTGGAAGTGATTTCGGAAGCGACATGGGAAGTGATATCGGAAGTGATATAGGAAGCGATATAGGAAGTCACATGGGGCTTGACCTGAATGGCGACtcggggagggggaagaagaaggcccCGAAGCGAACGGGAGAAGAGAAGGATACCCCCgacggtaaaaaaaagaagaaaaagaaaaaaaaatccagcTTGCAGGAAGGGATGAGCACGGAGGACAATTTGGCGGGCCAAGTGGAGCCGTCCTCCAAGAAGCAccaaaaagaaatggaaaaaaaaaaaaaaaaaaaacagaaccAAGCCGACTGCGATGGTAATAACAAACGCGAGGACGATGGTAGAAGCATAGGCGAGTGCGATGGTAGAAACAAAGGCGAGTGCGATGGTAGAAGCAAAGGCCAATGCAGCAACGGAGTAGGAGGCAGTACACACGAGGGCAAACGCGCAAGCAGCTCGAGCGACGGGGAGGCCGAACACAAACTCAGCATCATAGACTTTATCCACAAAAGCAAGCGAGGCTTTTCGGGGAGCATTATTATCGAAAACAAGGGGAAGACGGATTTGCCCATCTACTCCATTGACAAGTCGGATCTGCGGGGCGGGTGCATTCAGAAGAGGAAGCTAAAAGTGAACAAGctgctgaagaagaaaaacggCGTCGGCTCCGCGGGGAGCGGTGGCAGTGGCGGGAGCGGCAGCAGTAGCGGCGGTCGAATTTGCCAAGCACACGAGTGCTACACCCTGCTGGCGGACGACGACGAGGGGGAGGATCTTTGTCTACGACTCGGAGATGCGGACGGGGGCGATGCCGCTGCAGAGGGGGAtctcaaaaatgtgtacataggaatggcaaaaaagaaagtaatAAAgaccaagggggagaaggcgaaaaaggggaaacaaatggggaaattgGCCGAGCAGGGAAAGGTGACGAAGCTGGCCAAGCAGGGAAAAGTGATGAAGCTGGCCAAGCAGGGAAAAGTGATCAGTCTGGCCAAACCGGGAAAAGTGATCAGTCTGGCGAAGCaaggcaaaatggtgagGCTGGCGAAACAGAGCAAGTTGGCCAAGCTggcgaagcaaaataaaatggcaaaactggcgaagcaaaataaaatggcaaaactggcgaagcaaaacagaaagtcaaaattggaaaaaacaaTTCCTGTGATGATAGGCCAAGGAGGCGAAGACAAAAGCAAAAGCGCACTCAGCAACGGCGTAGCCACCGATGCGAAAGagcaaaacggggaaaagagaaaaaatggcacgGTCAAGaaaaccattttgaaaaaaggaaaaaccaaGTCACacgtaacaaaaaaagttcaTTTCAACCTGAACAAAAATACCATCGAGTACATCCCGCgcataaagaagaaaaacgtcAACTCGTATTTCTTTCTCGACAATTTTCGCAACTTGATTAACGTCCCCGCGTTTTTGTAG